The DNA window GCGGCACGTGCGACGCCGGTCCGCGCGTCGGACTGCCCTGCGACGGGAACGGTACGGTGGCGAACCGCCCCGACTTCGGCACGACGAGCCTCGACTGCCCGCTCTCGCCCGCATCGATCATCGCGACGCTGCCGATCGACCTCAGCAACCAGACGGCGGCGGTCGCGAGGACGCTGACGGCGTCGAGCCCGAACTGCACCAACGCGGCCGGGAACAAGTGCCTCTGCGACACCTGCAACAACGCTACGGCGACGCCGTGCTTCACCAGCGCCGATTGCGTGGCGGTCGGCGCGACCCAGTGTGGCGGGAAACGGTGTCTCTCGGGCGCCAAGAACGGCACGCCGTGCGGCAACAACTCGGAATGTCCGGGCGGCAGCTGCGCGCGTCCCGGCGAGCCGACCAAGCCGGCGGCCTGCCTCGACAACACGAACACGGCGGCCCTCGATTGCGTCGACGGCGACGCGGACGGGGAGGGCGAGTGCGCCCAGGGTCCGACCGATCAGAACTGCAGTGTGGCGTCCGGCCACGCGCAGCGCGGGTGTCTGAGCGACGCCGATTGCGGCGGCACGCTCGGGAGCTGTCAGGTGGCGCAGCGCAAGTGCTTCCTGACCGGCGGCGGGACGTTCCAGCCCGCGGCGCTCGACGGCACCGACACGCTCGTGGCCGTCGGCATGGCGGACGCGCCGATGAACGATGTGGCGCAGCCGACGCTCGGCGCGGTCTTCTGCGTCGGGCCGACCGGCGCCGCCGCGGTGAACAACGTGGCCGGCCTCCCGGGGCCGGGCCGCGTCACGATCCGCGGCACCGCCAGCGGGTTGCCGTAGCGCGATCGGCGCGGGCGCCGGGCGGGGAGCCGGCGCCCGCCCGCGAAGTCGGCGCGGGTCGCGCGGCGCGTGCGCCGCGGCTCAGCCGTTCATGCCGGTTGCGGCGCTCATCGGGTGCAGGCTCGCGGCCGCGCTCGGGCGCGCCGCCACGCGCTCCTTCCACGACGCGACGTTCGTGAGCGCGCCGTCGAGCGGCTGACCCGCGCTCGCGCCGAAGTCGAGCGCGCAATAGAGGATGACGTCCGCCATGGTGAAGCGATCGCCGACGATGAACTGCTTGCCGCGGAGCAGCTCGTCGAGCCAGGCGAGGTTGTCGCGGGCCGTGGCTTTGAGCCCGTCGGCGGCCTCGGGGAGGCAGCGCATGCGCGTCCGGAAGAGCTCGAGGCCCTCGGCGAAGCGGAAGCCGTTGTAGAGGGGCTCGGTGATCTTGAGCTCGACGCGGCGCTGCCACATAC is part of the Deltaproteobacteria bacterium genome and encodes:
- a CDS encoding glutathione S-transferase family protein → MKVYDSFGPNPRALRMFLLEKDVDLPKVTIDLLGAENRQTPYTDKNPGGQVPALELDDGRVLGETVAIFEYLEEKYPSPPLIGRTPEERAEARMWQRRVELKITEPLYNGFRFAEGLELFRTRMRCLPEAADGLKATARDNLAWLDELLRGKQFIVGDRFTMADVILYCALDFGASAGQPLDGALTNVASWKERVAARPSAAASLHPMSAATGMNG